The following coding sequences lie in one Oncorhynchus kisutch isolate 150728-3 linkage group LG27, Okis_V2, whole genome shotgun sequence genomic window:
- the LOC109871583 gene encoding uncharacterized protein LOC109871583 — protein MDTGAHATSFHVWQYRQHFIFKELREKNMTVQCVLCKPKIRILSTSKNSTSNLKKHLERKHAIMYLKSAKGEMDGPNGSPTESPKGPRYKKSKLENLVNQMTSQPKVNTLVFNFMVENVQSLSVLEQPAFRKLIEGLSGGKMSMTRNTFINGIMMAYSKMKEELKEKLDSVQSVCTTADIWSAHNRSYIGMTCHWIEKNELERKSAALACARIRGSHTFETIAAKIHEIHLAYNIENKLQATVTDSGSNFVKVFKEFSKGDNENYDIVEFQDVGTILDGADEAMHLFLLPHQRCASHAMNLIASHDLVQVLSRGETAQVYCSAMAKCFAIWNSVHQSPLAIAAVEDIEKMKLTAPCVSRWISEYSAVEKMVSLPETKLMDVCDSFGVPRLLSYEIAFLKEYINVFKPLAFALELFQGEQCFLGLVIPTVLTLKKKLCEKKTLALYLLDVINPVLDAIDSRFKQLFASLDAKMATATTPQFRLWWLPEAEREDMHLMLVAEATRLEPTGGAPISSDNVQSEDEFFSFGPGTGNSDTEEEVRRYLEGTSKSLSCLKYFQRVRKLFLKFNAILPSSVLVERLFSHNGNILTPKRNGLTDDQFEQVLLLRYNSKIYTLDKIFPE, from the coding sequence AGAAAGCATGCAATCATGTATCTGAAGTCGGCTAAAGGTGAGATGGATGGACCCAATGGATCACCCACAGAGTCTCCTAAGGGGCCACGCTACAAGAAATCCAAGTTGGAAAACCTTGTCAATCAAATGACGTCACAGCCAAAAGTGAACACCCTGGTCTTCAACTTTATGGTGGAAAATGTCCAGTCGCTGTCTGTCTTGGAGCAGCCTGCTTTCAGGAAGTTGATTGAGGGCTTAAGTGGAGGGAAGATGTCCATGACCCGAAATACTTTTATCAATGGAATTATGATGGCATACTCCAAAATGAAGGAGGAACTAAAGGAAAAGCTGGACAGTGTACAATCTGTGTGCACTACAGCTGATATCTGGTCAGCTCACAACAGAAGCTACATTGGGATGACATGTCATTGGATTGAGAAGAATGAGCTGGAGAGGAAGTCTGCTGCACTTGCCTGTGCCAGAATACGGGGCTCGCACACATTTGAAACAATTGCAGCCAAAATACACGAGATTCATTTGGCTTACAATATTGAAAACAAACTTCAGGCTACAGTCACTGATAGTGGCAGCAACTTTGTCAAAGTCTTCAAAGAGTTTTCAAAGGGGGACAATGAAAACTATGACATTGTTGAATTTCAGGACGTGGGCACCATACTTGACGGAGCAGATGAGGCCATGCACCTCTTTCTGCTGCCGCACCAGAGATGTGCATCGCACGCAATGAATCTGATTGCCTCCCACGATCTAGTGCAAGTTCTATCACGGGGAGAAACTGCCCAAGTGTACTGCAGCGCAATGGCCAAATGTTTTGCCATATGGAACAGCGTCCACCAATCCCCATTGGCTATAGCAGCAGTGGAAGACATAGAGAAAATGAAATTGACTGCTCCTTGTGTGAGTCGCTGGATTTCTGAATACTCTGCAGTGGAAAAGATGGTCTCTCTCCCTGAAACAAAACTAATGGATGTTTGCGACAGCTTTGGGGTCCCAAGACTGCTATCTTATGAGATAGCATTTTTAAAAGAATACATAAATGTCTTCAAGCCACTTGCTTTtgcactggaactcttccaaggaGAGCAATGTTTTCTTGGACTGGTCATACCTACGGTACTCACATTGAAGAAAAAGCTATGTGAGAAGAAAACTCTTGCGCTCTATCTCTTGGACGTCATCAACCCTGTTCTAGACGCAATAGATTCCCGTTTCAAACAGCTCTTTGCCAGTCTGGATGCAAAAATGGCGACAGCAACTACACCACAATTCCGTTTGTGGTGGCTACCAGAAGCTGAGAGAGAAGACATGCATTTGATGCTGGTGGCTGAGGCAACCCGATTGGAGCCGACTGGTGGTGCGCCAATCAGCAGCGACAACGTGCAGTCAGAAGACGAATTCTTTAGTTTCGGACCTGGGACTGGCAACAGTGACACAGAAGAGGAAGTCCGGAGGTACCTCGAGGGAACTAGCAAAAGTCTCAGTTGCCTGAAATACTTCCAGAGAGTGAGAAAGCTGTTCCTCAAATTCAATGCCATCCTACCCTCAAGTGTTCTTGTGGAGCGCCTCTTCAGTCATAACGGGAACATTCTCACCCCTAAAAGGAATGGTTTGACTGATGATCAGTTTGAGCAAGTTCTCCTTTTGCGGTACAACAGCAAAATATACACTCTGGACAAAATATTCCCTGAGTAA